The following nucleotide sequence is from Parambassis ranga chromosome 21, fParRan2.1, whole genome shotgun sequence.
tcaatgttattctatttagagaaagagaaaaaaacgtaatgatgacagaacaatatattttttaaacaatgcagccaatggtcattttacacacagaaacagtgtttgaataactacatcaaacagacccatgtatagaaccagctgactgcaacagaggagttagctagcagctaacagctaacaggttcactccttcaagtgacgctaacagtgcaccggcatcatgactgaggagcattaagcacgcagcgcttcatcctcagactcagactctgacccccatcagtccggctgctctgtcctctctgtcccccgcagctgcagctttctgtccagtttgccgacatgaaccaaaaactttagctttgctcaaagatgttgtattgacggtaagagctctcactccaatgactattcaccgtcatacacgcgtatatgaccacacaatgagacaagcgatcaCGAGTCAGACATCAAAataagatctttgttgtaagaagaaaatattttttacgTGAcatgttttcatccagcagagtgaaaaaacacGTGAAAGTACCgttgtgtaatccactgatctatcgatagatagatagatcgaTAGATAAAGGTTTAAATATaaggtttatatatatagataaaggtttaatatctatatatagatagatattagggctgtgtattggcaagaatctggcgatacgatacatatcacgatgCACATGCCacgatacaatacgatatatcccgatactgtaaaGCTTGTTTGGAACAGcacattgcacaatgcaactgtatctcacattcaagttgtttttatgctgaaagagacagtgtgcaccacaaaagtaagctgttgaaatgaatgtttgctcataaataattaataaaaaatatcgatttggccacaacttaaatccagtatctccaaataaaatattgcgatacatcacagaatcgattttttcttacacccctaacatatattattatttagtaGAAAGGAGCTCCATTAGTTTGTATCAGCACTACAAACAGGAAATTCTATCACATTTTCTTCAATTTGCATTAAAGCAGGAGTCCACCTGCTGTCACTCTGACAGGTACGTTTGTTTGAGGGTCATTTATGAGGCATAAATTGCTCCACCACATGGTGTGGATGAGGTTCCGGTACCATCATATTCTTCCCTTCTTCAGCTACATTCTCAGCCCAGCGGCCACTTGTTGCTTGTGCGCCTCATACAgtcagtgtttctttgtgtgcgTCAGTGTTTGAGCAGATGAGGCTGCTGGAGTAAACATCAGTCCCATGGGAAAGAGTGACCTGTGAGGTCTCATATTCACCTCACAGCTCCATCTACTCCCTTGTAAGAGTTAAATCCTGCCTTTGTCTCTGACAGACTCTCTGTTTGTTTATCTTCCCCCCTCTTATTCCTGCTTTTCTCCGTCATAgactctgtttctctttctgttatTCCGCTACCTTTGATGCGTCCCACCAATGTTTAATCCTTTCTGCTAACACAACATGATGTGCGGAGCTGAAAGGGTGTACATCTGTGCAGTGTTTTCAGGAAGGTTTAAATCCAGTGTAAGACTGATGGCTCCCCTTCTGTCCAAAGTTATGAATATTTAAACTGTCACAGAATCAGCCTCAGACTCCGATGGGTAAGTCATCCTGCCACCAACAGTGGATAAGGAGCTGTTTATTCAAATCCAGTCGCAGTGGATGTGAAGCCCAGCTGCTATTGGCTGGAAGCGCTCAGGCAGAATTGAAAAGATGTTACTCAGGCAGCTTCTCTTTAAACTTTAGCGGCATGTTTATCtggaaaaacattaaaacagctACATGTTTTAAACCTGCACTTATAATTGTGTTAAATAAATTGCcttatatttttgtttaatgAATATAAAAACCCATTAAGATTGATAAGTCGTTGGGCCAGAAGGGGCTCTTGTAACATGCAGGTCAGATGTGTGAGTGATTAGTCTTCAGGTAGTCTGGTCTAAGGTGGGCCATGAGAACACCTTGCCCTGCCCTTTTCTTCCAGAATGGGGAAGAGAGAACCTGGAAGGTGCCTTCAGTCCTGGAGGCCACCATGCATGGTATGATAACACAGAGCTGGGTGTGTGTACAGTAAtccacaacaaacaacaacaatcttTGAGACAAATCAGAGATTTCTGCACTGATGTGGAACCATATGTGACACTTGTGTCCGCTACTTCCAAGCATCCAAATACTGGAAACTCaccaaatcagtgaggtctgcaccCAGGAGGGGACGGCCCCCCCAGACTCAAACCTCTGAAGAAGCTCAGTGAccacaaaagaaaatgtgtaaatgtaggaggACATCATATATCTTACCACCACATCAATCACACAAACTCTGCCTGATGCAAATTATTGTCTCATCATCACCTCTTAACCAGAAAAGGCTGGGATTTTCTTTGCCTACATATCTAAATTCGGAGAGGGAGCGACAGTCatgaatgggggggggggggtaggccCTAATTATTGAAATATAATACTTTGTAATCCATGTTAACTGCATTTTGAGCTGACAAATGGGGCCTGGAAGGCTCTGATGTGGAGACACCCGAGGAAAAGCAGATGTTTCAGAGAGAACTAATCCTGCTGCTTTAACGTGACATTTGACTGTTTTTTGTAACCGTTTGTTCAGATGTGTTGAATCCAAAGACAAATctgaagagaagaaaacacacttCAGATAAGCACCGGCAGTTGTGCTGAATGATGTAACTCAGATACACCTGTCAGCTTGGCAGCATAAACAGCCTAAACAGTGAAGACATGAAAGGTTCTTATTGGGATTACAACGAGAACAAACAGGCCAAACTGATCAATGCTCCTTTGTTAGTCTGACCTGTCTGAAAAGTTTTGGCGTAATAACACTCATGTTTGTTGAAGCAGGTTTTTGTCTACAGGTGCCTTCAGAGGAATCGTTCTTATCTTTCAcctgtaaataaacagtgtttttgttgcatTGCACCAAATGACCTCTCCCACTCTGAAACGTCCTACAGAACGCAGAAGGACTTTGAATAATTCAATTCCAGTAATGAGATGAATAAACAAATGCAGGCATGAATATTCAAAGGTTTAGTTCACATCGATCCGGCTTCAAAAGGCTTTTGGAAAAATATTGCAACAGCATGCACAATCTGCTGTGCAGCTGCTCCATCTTCCTACAGTGTACAGTATTCACCGGACTTCACTGGAGGATTTTTGGTGCGCGCTTTTACGCACAGATCGAAAAGGTGACGATTCCAAATGGAATGCTTTCTTGTCATTTGCGTTTGATATCAGAGAGACGCTTAAATTAtgtaatattttaatttaatcatATTAACAAGGAGGAAAAGTCAAATTTTTGTCCATTAATTTAAAATTTTCTTTAAAACATGTTcactaatttattttaaaaacacgtAATTAAGTGGAGAAATTCCACAGATGTTAACCAGCACTCTGAATTCAGCTCAGATTTATTGCAAATTATTACaattatgttattttaattttgaTTATTGATGCGAATGCAAACATTAACGTATTTCTCAAGCATCCATTTGTGAAAGTTTTTCGTTTTTTTCAGTtattctgtgtaaaaaaaataacaatcgattctttgtgtgtgtgatctaataaaaaaggaaaaacccaTCACCATCCTTCAATTAatcgtctttatttttacatttcaaaCCCCAACACGACCAGACACTCATCTGAAATCCCCCTCCTccaaaataagtaaataaatatcattttcttttttttttcttttttattaaaaaaataaacaagtggTCATTGTGTGCGTCGGGCAGTGAACGACAACCTACTGGGGATGAAATAAGGAGTAAGAGAGTAAAGCAGGTGCAACATGTGAGGGGTGGGAGTCTTCCCGCACTTTAACAAGActctaatatataataataataataatatctatTTAGAACTGAATAATCCATCTACATATTTACACTCTATATTTTCGTAGTTTGGGAACTTTTCctctgcagagaggagaagcaTGAATTTGACTGTTTAGAGACAGATGTGATGAGTTGCTTTGTGCTTTAGGAGCTCTGAGAAGAAACACCTGTTACAAGAAGGGTTAATCACCATAAAACACTAAGTTAGTTGCAAAAAGTCCCAGTAAGGAAAATCAATGCACTGGTCTCTGCTGGCTCCGTCGACGCAGCAACAAAGATAAATAAAAGCGTAACAGTGCGGGGGGACAGTCTGTAACAACCCCCGGAAAAGTTCAGCTCATGTTGGAGTCACTTGGAGTCGCTGGCCAGCCTCGGCATGGTCACGCTGCTCATGCTGGACACATGCGGAGGCGGGACTTGGCACATGCTGCACGGACAAGGCATCCCGGTGCCAACGCCCCAGTGCTGGAAGCTGCTGCCCAGTGGCCCCGCGCCGGCCGTGGGCGCTTTGAGAAGTCCGTGGTGGGGTCTGACTGAGGTGACGGCGGAGATACCGGGCGCGGACAGAGAGGCGGTGGAGACGGCAGCTGGCGGGAGAAGAGGGTGGTGCACAGCCGGGTGTGCGGCGTGGGAAGCTACCGGGTGTCCGGGCACGGGCCCCGCGTGTGTCATAGTCCCACAGGCTGACGGGTGGAAGCCGCCGTGGTGCGCGCTGCTGCCGTAGATCTCGCTGACAAGCCGCTTCATCTCCTCCAGTGAGTTGCTCAGCATGAGAATGTAGTTTCTCGCCAGCAGCAGGGTGGCGATTTTGGAGAGTTTGCGCACAGAAGGTCCGTGCGCGTAGGGCATGACCTCCCGCAGTCCGTCCATGGCCACGTTGAGGTCGTGCATCCGTTTCCTCTCGCGGCTGTTGATCTTGAGGCGGATGGCCTGCAGCTCGTTCTCTGACAGGAGCTTACGGTCTTTCTTGGACGCCAGGCGGAGGGCGAGGGACTCCTCATCAGAGGCGGAGAGGCCGTGCAGCCCGGAGATGTCTAACGGCGAGTCGCTCTGAGTGGAGGACACGGCGCCGGAGAAGCCGTGCACGGACTTCTTCAGGGCGGACATGAAGATGTCGTCAACCTCAGGGGAAGACGGTCTGCTTGAAACGCGGCTGGTGTCTGAGTCCATGATCCAGGCTGGTCTGGAAACAAAACTTCAGTTAATTTTCTGAACCGAAAAATCTCCATCTCCAAAGTGCTTCATGATGTTAAGTGCAAtaattgtacttttttttttaccagcataATAAATTAAGCTAAGAGCAGATTTATAAATGACACGTCTGATGATAAGTTTGAGCGCGCTCTGACTTTTCTATCGCGCCAATCCTGCGCTCAGGCTTGgataaaaaaaagccaaaatcaGTGTGGAAGCTGATACTAATTATCAGAATACGCACAAAAATTAATTAAACACTTACCGAGAGTGTTTCCAGGCGCGATGATGACGAAAAGCCTAAACATCAAAATCCACTTGTTACTCCAAATCGCATCTGACAGCTTATTTGGCACGCCTGCGTGCGGCTGCGGGCTTTTATAATGGGGCTGGAGCGCGCAGAGGCCGGGTCACCAGGACAACGCACTTTCTGTCCCGGCTGCCTCcctttgaccaatcagaaccaTGCAGGGAGGGagcagggaggggagggagggagaggagggaggaggaggaggaaggtgacggAGGGTCCTCCAGCCTGATGTAATTACCAACACACAGCATCACTATTAAGTGAAATCAGACGCACACCCTCCTACATATGGCTCCTTCTTGTGGAAACGTTGTCCCGCTTGTGGATGGATTTTGTTATAATAACTCACACATTTCATAAGTGGAGTAAGTCAGGCTGCAATAAATCAGAGCTCATTTAATCATTTATATCGATTACAGGCTCAAACACTGAGATTCAGTCgccttgtttttttgtcttgttttgtgttttaaaagatATATAAATacttgtttttacattttaatatgacatttttttatttattttttttttaatttaaaaattcGTTTTCTTTTAATTCCTGCTGAAACCTATCAGACCGTAAAATTGTGCCCGCGCTTCAAATGAACAGTAGTAACCGGTCGAAACCATTAAGCAGCGCAATATGTTTCCTGCTTGCAGCGCTGGGAGTTAATATGCTGTTTTCCGTTTTTACCCTCTGTCGGCCAGCAGCTGCCGTTGAAGTGCATCTTTAACGTTAATTAATGAAGTGTGCAAAATTGTCTTTAACGGTTATGATCCGTAATATTTCAATTAGTCTGCGGAGAGCGATCGCATGTggcccgctgctgctgctgctgccgctgctgctggtggtgctcAGGCGGCCTCTGCCCGACAGAAGGGCCCGGGCCGATGACTGGGCTGCGGGATGTAAAtgaaactgacagcagcattGTCCTGAAATATGACAAATACAGTGTGCAGTCGGACGCAATCAGCGCTAATTgcctgaaaaaggaaaaaggaaaaaggccCCAGAGAGACAGAACTAATGGCTGCTTCCAGGCTATTTATAATGTAAGATTCATTCATTATTATTGATCAGCTATCAGTTAACGTGTGTTgttaagaataataataataataataataataataataataataataataataataataataacaataataaaatttatttatttagatttattttattgggagtttttttacagtagtattataataataatcataatactaatgtgtttgttttttatattgtttatatatatatatattttttaaagaaatttaacAGAATGTGCtcctaaatgtatttttgtggctCATGGGATTGTAACTATATTTTTGCTTTATTCTGACATGGTTACTGTGAGTATATATAAAATGCACACAATAGTCATAGCCTATAATAAAGTAAGGAGATGCCTCATCTGGGGaaaaagaggacacacacactgctgcatgttGAGCTGCATTTCACTCCTCCATCCAGCAGTTTGCAGTAAAGTCACATCATGgatgcacaacaacaacaaaaaaacggCCCAGAAGAGGCTGCAAATTAAATGACATTAGTACTAAAAGAAcataaggagagagagagagagaatgaaaggtTTCTTCTTattctgaaaacaaacacacctctggGCTGTGTGCATGGGTCTGCTGCTTCACCAGCCTGTCTGCAGGGATTTTCTGCCATTAGCATGCAGTTCATCCAGAAAGGGCTTTGTCCACACTTGAACAGGGAAAATCCTCCCACATGCTGTTGACTCAACTTTAGAAACACACTCTGTCGTATGCCAAATTTACAAAGATGCAATAGTATGTGGACAGGTTTGTCATTGACTTTGACTCTGACCATCTACACCCCCCCACCATCACCTCCGTCTCCCTCTGTCCATCAGTCTGGGTGGCTCCAGGCCCAGTGCAGTGGTGAATACCAATAGTGAGGAGGAGCATATGTGAGCCATACTTAATCCTGCTAATCTGCctccaaaataataaaaagaaagggaacaaaaaaaagcagaaaggagaggagggtgGAAAAACATGAGAGAaggtttctctttctgtctgggGAGCTGACCGGCCGAGCCAAATGAACTGAAAGACATGAATAATGTCCTGGCCGTCCCCCTCGATCCTTTTCTCTACCAAATCTTGGAACGAAATGAAGCAAAATTCTCGCTTTTGTTAAATTCTGTGGTGAGGAACGTGAGATGCCGCCCGCCACCtccactgctgcttctgttACTGTGCGTGTGAATGTACGCTCTGCAGCTCTCTTCAAGCAATACACTGTAAATTTAATGGAAAGTTAAGTACCAGGAGCGGAAACTGAGGAGAGTTTTGCATCCTGTTACCTGCATTCATGAGTTGTATCAGTTTAAGTTGCAAATCTGGATGTTCTCTGGTGTCCTCTTCATAGAAATAATTTCGTTTTCTCCAAAACAGataaaatatacacaaataAGTCAACAAACTGTGGGTGATTatactgtatttgtgtgaaaatgtcagAGGGAGGTCTCAAGTTCAAAAACAGAAGACCTACACTAAATCTGCAAAAAGGCCAGTTTGAACAGCTGCTAATTCTAATTCTAGAAAATATAAAGTGGAACTTTGGAAAAAATGGACCTTACAGTCTAAACTGAGTGCCGATTTAGATACAGTCTAAACTGAGTGCCGACTGAGTGCCCAGGTGTTTTACAGAATTCACACTAATGTCATGTGGTTTTTTGGCCCTCAAAGGTTCTTGGTTATTGTTTAACACAAGTGTGGCCAGTTCCTAAAACTGCAGTTTActaaatggccactagaggctggctccaaagatGGACAACGTGGCCCATTGCACAAAAGCAAGGCCAGTACACTGCGCTGCCATTTTGGAACAAAGATGGTATCTTGGGACCaatactgcagccagcccccagagggcGATCAAGAAGTTTTGCCCtcacttttggggagctgtccatctttatatatagTCTGTGGTGGAGCTGAGTCAGATCCTACTTATGCCCCTGAGTTCCACCTTCTTGGATTAAAGAGAGGTTAGGCAGAAGCTTCAAAACTGCTCGTCAGGGAACCTGTGTGACAACATAAGGGGTTTGACCATCTTATCAATTTAGAGTCAAAcagtataatgctgtggggGACATTCAATGCATCTGGAACTAGAAATCACCGACTTAAACTGATCTGTGGAGTGTACAAAAGCCTGAAAGCCTTGGGATAGTTGAGATATCTCAAGCTTGAGATATTCACCAAAGAAGGATGGGCTAGGATTCCTCAGGAGATGTGCTTCAAACTTGTTGAAAACCACACCAAGTAACACCAGGCTGACAGCTAACCATAGCATCAGGATGGGtcaatgattttattttaagttttggGGGAAATATTTGTCTCCCACTGCTGGTCCTTTGGGATGAAAGGTCACGAACATGGTCAGTTGTGGGCTATCCATCACACGATGAGCCGTGTGGATCCTggcagtttgtgtgtctgtggggccGGACAGCGTTGGGTTATGCTAGCCAGGGGCTTTATCTCTACAACAGCTATTAGGAGGTAATTAAGTCCTAACACTGCAGAGCCTCCCATGGTTACTATAACATAACTGCAAATGGGAAGCTTACAAGCTCCTTTAGACGGCATGACAAATTGAATGGAACTCATTGGGCTTCAGCTATTATTCCAGCGGCCCCATCTGGCTGGGAAAAGATAAAGGGGATTTGCTGGAGGTTGTGAGGGGTTGAGCCTCCGTGCtcggtgtgtgagtgtgtgtgcgtgagggATAAGGAACAAGAGGGGGGTCCCGGTCCGGGCGTAGGGAGTTGTTTTGAGGGTTCcagggggattttttttttccgctCCTCTTTGGTGTGAGCTTCAATTCAACAGGCAGCCTGAGATTTGCTTTGGCCAAATGTTACAAATGTTTCGACAACCTGGTCTCTGATCCTCAGGGGTCACCCAGGAGGGCACGGGGGTACAACAGCTTTACACCCAGAGATTTAACAAAGCAGCATGGGGATGAATATATTCACACTCGTATTCACTGCCCGGGCCTCCAGATGCTTGTTTTTAGGGGAGACGGAGGCGAGACTGAGCTGCGCTCGGCCCAAAGCGGGCCAGCTGGCAACCTGAGACCAAAGCAAGTCCAAGAGCAAGAAAGTGTCACATTTAGTGGAGTGATGCGATCATGTTTCAAGGGAGGAAAAGATGCTGAAATTAAACTGCTGAAAATATATCAATACATGTAGACTGTGATTTAGTTCCTACTGCtcttatctgtgttttttttttgttcaacttttttttccctttgcaGACTTTTGATTTGTATTTAATGTCACAAAtaatgcttgtttttttctttggccTGCTGCAAGAGCCTGTATATTCATTTAGTAACAAAGCATGCAGCAAAGATCCTACAGTACAATACAATTGTAACTTCAATACTGTCGTTAAACGTATACAaaattgtgttattttgtgttttattatgaaGCTCT
It contains:
- the olig2 gene encoding oligodendrocyte transcription factor 2, with protein sequence MDSDTSRVSSRPSSPEVDDIFMSALKKSVHGFSGAVSSTQSDSPLDISGLHGLSASDEESLALRLASKKDRKLLSENELQAIRLKINSRERKRMHDLNVAMDGLREVMPYAHGPSVRKLSKIATLLLARNYILMLSNSLEEMKRLVSEIYGSSAHHGGFHPSACGTMTHAGPVPGHPVASHAAHPAVHHPLLPPAAVSTASLSAPGISAVTSVRPHHGLLKAPTAGAGPLGSSFQHWGVGTGMPCPCSMCQVPPPHVSSMSSVTMPRLASDSK